A single Tenacibaculum sp. 190524A02b DNA region contains:
- a CDS encoding T9SS type A sorting domain-containing protein, protein MLSQNTYVPDDNFEQALIDLGYDSGSLDDYVPTANISGLTKLNLNLKDIKNPTGIQDFVSLEELSLYGNQIAQIDLTKNILLLELFIDNNLLTEIDLSKNTQLKQLAIGSNQLTSLDISKNTILERVYFEKNQLTTLDASKNPMLVTIWGQENKLTSINVSNNPDLTSLLLFKNNISSIDVSSNLKLETLSIFENQLTSIDVINNSALKSLTVSSNQLTAIDLSLNTLLERLNIYNNQFTSIDLTNNPLLEVLTISQNQISSIDLSNNTALKALNAYTNQLTAIDLSNNSLLEILNIYNNQLTSINVSQSPKLSTLSVSHNNLKNIDVTKNPELTTLTARNTQLSTIDVSKNPLLEVFSVSQNQLTSLDISKNVNLKRLWIYENQLNHVNFSKNSTLEEIYANNNNIKVLNTSLLTSLNTLVANDNQLTSLNVANGNNANFKEFNVTNNADLTCIQVDNVDYSATNWTNKDTTATYNTDCSIVPLTYVPDDAFEQALIDLGYDTVLDNYVPTANINTITSLTIEDKGISNTTGLEDFAALTDLNLNNNQLTSIDISENRLLEGVSLSNNQLSTINLEYNTILKRLFANDNQITAIDVSKNLSLRTLSLTNNLLTTVNVLNNSELTYLHVSDNQITNIAIHQNYQLESLSIMRNQLTEIDLNDNRQLRDLYLSGNQLKEINIRYHTNIQDLFVADNQINNLDLTRLTNLKRLLANNNNLNYLNVKNGNNEDIWAFNALNNPNLSCIQVDNPTYSTTNWTDKDATANYNEECLIYVPDDNFEQFLIDSNYDTSGIMDNYISAKDAYEITRIYIYENKNITDITGVEGFTNLNNFNLSNNKLTTVNFSLNARLENLSLAFTELTSIDIANNPALIELSLNNNKLTQLDISNNKSLASVYASENDLTDLVLGENTNLKILNVSYNEITTLNLSELTNLTELYVEDNQISTIDLSKNPKLQRFISNRNQLSNIDISKNLELIEISIENNKLDVLDISNNDKLTNVYASYNKLTNIDASKNVNLKYLALNSNILNTINVTNLSELESLNVGLNQLTNINIEDNTSLKYLYLNSNQLTNLDISNNTKLELFNAPNNKLTNLDCSNNTSLKEVFLNDNTLTSLNLKNDNNTKITVLNIQANANLTCVQVDDAVWSTTNWLDKDSHTNYNESCTASTLTYVPDDNFEQALIDLGYDSGDLDDYVPTANIDKVTSLFIQNKNISDLTGIQDFIGLEVLYVNNNNLTSIDISKNILLNTLNADENQLTTLDVSKNTELKSIFAFSNQLTSIDLTNNTKLTSIQISNNQLTSLDVSLNKVLNFITADNNKLTSLNLQNGYNSEFLMDTTFKNNPDLTCIQVDDATYSTANWGGFKDDSASYDENCVTKSVKEFSLQNIQLYPNPASNLITIQIGETIQKVEIYTIQGGKVGVTANKQIDISKLASGIYFAKIYTDNNKSGIKRFMKH, encoded by the coding sequence TTTATGGTAATCAAATTGCTCAGATAGATCTTACTAAAAATATACTTTTATTAGAGCTTTTTATTGACAATAATCTTTTAACTGAAATTGACCTTTCTAAAAACACACAGTTAAAACAATTAGCTATTGGAAGTAATCAGCTAACTAGTTTAGACATTTCAAAAAACACCATACTAGAGAGAGTTTATTTTGAGAAAAACCAGTTAACAACTCTTGATGCATCTAAAAACCCAATGCTAGTAACAATTTGGGGACAAGAAAATAAACTTACTAGTATCAATGTTAGTAACAACCCTGATTTAACATCATTATTACTTTTTAAAAATAATATTTCTAGTATTGATGTCTCTTCAAACTTAAAGTTAGAAACTTTAAGTATTTTTGAAAACCAACTTACTTCTATTGATGTAATTAACAACTCAGCTTTAAAAAGTTTAACGGTATCTAGTAATCAATTAACAGCTATTGATCTCTCTCTAAATACATTATTAGAAAGATTAAATATATATAATAATCAATTTACCTCCATAGATCTTACTAACAACCCACTTTTAGAAGTACTTACTATATCACAAAATCAAATTAGTAGTATAGATCTTTCTAATAATACAGCTTTAAAAGCATTAAATGCCTATACGAATCAATTAACAGCTATAGACCTTTCAAACAATTCTTTATTAGAAATTTTAAATATATACAACAATCAACTTACAAGTATAAATGTTAGTCAAAGTCCTAAATTATCAACACTTTCTGTTTCACATAACAATCTAAAAAATATTGATGTTACTAAAAACCCTGAATTAACTACTTTAACAGCTCGTAACACACAATTAAGTACTATTGATGTTTCTAAAAACCCTTTATTAGAAGTTTTTTCTGTTAGTCAAAATCAATTAACTAGCCTAGATATTTCTAAAAATGTAAATTTAAAAAGACTTTGGATTTATGAAAATCAATTAAACCATGTAAACTTTTCTAAAAACTCAACATTAGAAGAAATTTACGCAAATAATAATAATATTAAAGTATTAAATACATCTTTGCTTACAAGTCTTAATACACTTGTTGCCAATGACAATCAATTAACTAGTTTAAATGTTGCCAATGGAAACAATGCTAATTTTAAAGAGTTTAATGTTACTAACAATGCAGACTTAACTTGTATTCAAGTAGACAATGTTGATTATAGTGCTACCAACTGGACTAATAAAGACACTACCGCTACTTACAATACAGATTGTAGTATTGTTCCTTTAACCTATGTCCCAGACGATGCTTTTGAACAAGCATTAATTGATCTTGGTTATGATACTGTTTTAGACAATTATGTTCCAACGGCAAACATTAACACAATTACTTCTTTAACTATAGAAGATAAAGGTATTTCAAACACTACTGGTTTAGAAGACTTTGCCGCTTTGACTGATTTAAACCTCAATAACAACCAACTAACAAGTATTGATATTTCTGAAAACAGATTATTAGAAGGTGTAAGTTTAAGCAACAACCAATTAAGTACTATCAACCTTGAATACAATACCATACTTAAACGTTTATTTGCCAATGATAATCAAATAACTGCTATTGATGTTTCTAAAAACCTATCATTAAGAACATTATCATTAACAAACAACCTATTAACAACCGTTAATGTACTTAATAATTCTGAACTTACATACTTACATGTATCGGATAATCAGATTACTAACATTGCTATTCATCAAAACTATCAACTAGAAAGTCTTTCAATCATGAGAAATCAATTAACAGAAATTGATTTGAATGATAACAGACAACTTAGAGATTTATATCTTTCAGGGAATCAGTTAAAAGAAATTAATATTAGGTATCATACAAATATTCAGGATTTATTTGTTGCTGATAATCAAATTAACAATCTTGACTTAACAAGACTTACAAATCTTAAAAGGCTTTTAGCAAACAATAACAACTTAAATTACCTAAATGTAAAAAACGGAAATAACGAAGATATTTGGGCTTTTAATGCCTTGAACAATCCTAATTTAAGCTGTATTCAAGTAGATAACCCTACTTATAGTACTACTAACTGGACAGACAAAGATGCTACTGCTAATTATAATGAAGAATGTTTGATTTATGTTCCTGATGATAATTTTGAACAATTTTTAATTGACAGCAATTATGACACCTCTGGAATTATGGATAATTATATTTCTGCTAAAGATGCTTATGAAATTACCCGTATATACATCTATGAAAATAAAAACATCACAGATATCACTGGAGTTGAAGGTTTCACTAACCTAAATAATTTTAATTTAAGTAATAATAAATTAACTACTGTAAACTTTTCTTTAAATGCCAGACTAGAAAATCTTTCGTTAGCATTTACTGAGTTAACCAGCATAGATATAGCTAATAATCCTGCTTTAATAGAGTTAAGTTTAAACAACAATAAGTTAACGCAATTAGATATTTCAAATAATAAATCATTAGCTTCAGTTTATGCTTCTGAGAATGATTTAACTGATTTGGTTCTTGGTGAGAATACCAATCTTAAGATATTAAATGTCAGTTATAATGAAATAACTACGCTTAACTTAAGTGAATTAACTAATTTAACTGAACTATATGTTGAAGACAATCAAATTAGCACTATTGACTTGTCTAAAAACCCTAAGCTTCAAAGATTCATTTCAAATAGAAATCAATTAAGCAATATTGATATTTCAAAAAATCTGGAACTTATAGAAATATCTATAGAAAACAACAAATTAGATGTTTTAGATATCTCTAATAATGATAAATTAACGAATGTTTATGCTTCTTATAATAAACTTACTAACATAGACGCTTCTAAAAATGTTAATTTAAAATATCTTGCACTAAACAGTAATATTTTGAATACTATAAATGTGACTAATTTAAGTGAATTAGAAAGTTTAAATGTTGGACTAAATCAACTAACTAATATCAACATTGAGGACAATACAAGTTTAAAATATTTATATCTAAACAGTAACCAATTAACCAACCTTGATATTTCAAATAACACGAAACTTGAATTATTTAACGCTCCAAATAACAAGTTGACTAATTTAGATTGTTCAAACAACACCTCGTTAAAAGAAGTATTTTTAAATGATAATACATTAACTTCCTTAAACTTAAAAAATGATAACAACACTAAAATAACTGTGCTAAACATTCAAGCAAATGCAAATTTAACTTGTGTACAAGTAGACGATGCTGTTTGGAGTACTACCAATTGGTTAGATAAAGACTCACATACTAACTATAATGAAAGTTGTACAGCAAGTACCTTAACTTACGTACCAGATGATAACTTTGAACAAGCTTTAATAGATTTAGGTTATGATTCTGGTGATTTAGATGATTATGTACCAACTGCAAATATTGATAAAGTTACCAGCTTATTTATTCAAAATAAAAACATCAGTGACTTAACGGGTATCCAAGATTTTATTGGTTTGGAGGTTTTATATGTTAATAATAATAACCTAACCAGTATTGATATTAGTAAAAACATACTTTTAAATACATTAAACGCAGATGAAAACCAATTAACAACATTAGATGTTTCCAAAAACACTGAGTTAAAGAGTATTTTTGCTTTTAGTAATCAATTAACTAGCATAGATCTTACAAACAATACCAAATTAACTAGCATTCAAATAAGCAATAATCAATTAACTAGTTTAGATGTTAGCTTAAATAAAGTATTAAATTTTATAACTGCTGATAATAATAAATTAACCAGTTTAAACTTACAGAACGGTTATAACAGTGAGTTTTTAATGGATACTACTTTTAAAAACAATCCAGACTTAACCTGTATTCAAGTAGATGATGCTACCTATAGTACTGCTAATTGGGGAGGCTTTAAAGATGATAGTGCTTCTTATGATGAAAACTGTGTTACTAAATCAGTAAAAGAATTTAGTTTACAAAACATCCAACTATACCCTAACCCTGCAAGTAATTTAATTACTATTCAAATAGGTGAAACTATCCAAAAAGTTGAAATCTATACCATTCAAGGAGGAAAAGTTGGTGTTACAGCTAATAAACAAATTGATATCAGTAAACTTGCTAGCGGTATTTATTTTGCAAAAATATATACAGACAATAATAAATCTGGTATTAAACGTTTTATGAAACACTAA
- the rlmN gene encoding 23S rRNA (adenine(2503)-C(2))-methyltransferase RlmN, producing MLSTKKDIRALTKEQLRDFFVANHDKAFRGNQVYEWLWHKAAHSFDDMTNLSKGTRKMLDENFVINHIEVDAMQRSNDGTIKNAIKLHDGLIVESVLIPTEKRTTACVSSQVGCSLDCKFCATARLKRMRNLNADEIYDQVVAIDKQSRLYHNHKLSNIVFMGMGEPLMNYNNVIKAIDKITSPEGLGMAARRITLSTSGVPKMIKKMADDEVRFNLAVSLHSAIDEVRTSIMPFNTNFPLKDLKESLEYWYAKTKRKVTYEYVVWNGINDRKEDINALVKFCQYIPCKVNLIEYNPIDDGEFQQASERALNNYISNLEMNDIVVNVRRSRGKDIDAACGQLANKS from the coding sequence ATTTTGAGTACTAAAAAAGACATCCGCGCATTAACCAAAGAACAACTTCGTGATTTTTTTGTTGCGAATCACGATAAAGCTTTTCGTGGAAATCAAGTTTATGAATGGTTATGGCACAAGGCAGCACATAGCTTTGATGATATGACTAACCTTTCTAAAGGTACTCGAAAAATGTTAGATGAAAACTTTGTCATCAATCATATTGAAGTAGACGCCATGCAACGTAGTAATGATGGTACTATAAAAAATGCCATTAAGTTGCATGATGGTTTAATTGTAGAATCCGTTTTAATTCCCACAGAAAAAAGAACCACTGCTTGCGTATCTAGTCAAGTAGGTTGTAGTTTAGATTGTAAATTCTGTGCCACTGCTCGCCTAAAAAGAATGCGTAACTTGAACGCTGATGAAATTTACGATCAAGTAGTAGCTATTGATAAACAAAGTAGATTATATCATAACCATAAGCTATCAAACATTGTATTTATGGGAATGGGAGAACCTTTAATGAACTATAATAATGTTATTAAAGCCATTGATAAAATTACATCACCAGAAGGATTGGGAATGGCAGCTAGAAGAATTACGCTTTCAACTTCTGGAGTTCCCAAAATGATAAAAAAAATGGCGGATGATGAAGTTCGCTTTAATTTAGCGGTTTCTTTACATTCTGCTATTGATGAAGTACGTACTTCTATAATGCCTTTCAATACTAATTTTCCTTTAAAAGACTTAAAAGAATCTTTAGAGTATTGGTATGCCAAAACCAAACGAAAAGTAACCTATGAATATGTAGTTTGGAACGGTATTAATGATCGTAAAGAAGATATTAATGCATTGGTAAAATTCTGTCAATATATTCCTTGTAAAGTGAACTTAATAGAATACAACCCAATTGATGATGGTGAGTTTCAACAAGCTTCTGAAAGAGCCTTAAACAATTATATTTCTAACTTAGAAATGAATGATATTGTTGTAAATGTACGTCGTTCTAGAGGAAAGGATATTGACGCTGCATGCGGACAGCTAGCCAACAAATCTTAA
- a CDS encoding polyprenyl synthetase family protein — protein MKPVEQIKLPIAKEMELFETKFKDAMLSKVPLLNRITYYIVRRKGKQMRPMFVFLVAKMVSNGGFDERTYRGASVVELIHTATLVHDDVVDDSNRRRGFFSINALWKNKIAVLVGDFLLSKGLLLSIDNEDFDILKLISIAVREMSEGELLQIEKARKLDITEEVYFEIIRQKTATLIAACCGIGAASVGANNNTVQQMRKFGEYIGIAFQIKDDLFDYTEAKIGKPTGIDIKEQKMTLPLIYTLNNCSEKDKAWLINSVKKHNHNKKRVKEVIAFVKANGGLEYTTAKMHDYKKKALAILDNFPESDYKTSLTKMIDYVVERKI, from the coding sequence ATGAAGCCAGTAGAGCAAATAAAACTACCAATTGCAAAAGAAATGGAACTCTTTGAAACCAAGTTCAAAGATGCTATGTTGTCTAAAGTTCCGTTATTAAACCGTATTACGTATTATATTGTTAGACGAAAAGGGAAGCAAATGCGCCCAATGTTTGTCTTTTTAGTTGCCAAAATGGTTTCTAATGGTGGATTTGATGAACGTACCTATCGTGGTGCTTCTGTAGTAGAATTAATTCACACGGCTACTTTGGTACATGATGATGTTGTAGATGACAGTAACAGACGTAGAGGTTTCTTTTCTATCAATGCTTTATGGAAAAATAAAATTGCTGTTTTAGTAGGTGATTTTTTACTTTCCAAAGGCTTACTACTTTCTATTGACAATGAAGACTTTGACATTCTAAAACTTATTTCTATTGCAGTACGCGAAATGAGTGAAGGAGAATTGTTACAGATAGAAAAAGCTAGAAAACTTGATATTACTGAAGAGGTTTATTTTGAAATCATTCGTCAAAAAACAGCAACTTTAATTGCTGCTTGCTGTGGTATTGGTGCTGCTTCTGTAGGCGCTAACAACAATACCGTGCAACAAATGCGAAAATTTGGAGAGTATATTGGGATTGCTTTTCAAATAAAAGATGACTTGTTTGATTATACTGAAGCTAAAATTGGAAAACCAACAGGTATTGACATTAAGGAACAAAAAATGACCTTACCACTTATTTATACCTTAAATAACTGTTCAGAAAAGGACAAGGCTTGGTTAATCAATTCAGTAAAAAAACACAATCATAATAAAAAACGAGTAAAAGAAGTCATTGCTTTTGTAAAAGCTAATGGCGGATTAGAATATACTACTGCTAAAATGCATGACTATAAAAAGAAAGCGTTAGCTATTCTAGATAACTTTCCTGAATCCGACTATAAAACATCATTAACTAAAATGATTGATTATGTTGTGGAACGTAAAATATAG
- a CDS encoding LexA family transcriptional regulator produces the protein MKDIAKNIRHLRKLKQRTQEQFAEDLSITRSRVSSYEEGRSEPSIETLIEFSNYFKLPIDVLVKNDLTYATDASFIEIGNQRVLFPIMVDDNDENLIEVVPVEASAGYLLGYDDPEYIEQLQKIKLPFLPVGKHRAFPIKGDSMHPMKDGSYVIASFIEDIRDVKNGTSYIIVTKNDGMTYKRVYNKIEEKNALLLVPDNQNYQSYYVPTSEIVELWEFTCSINTQEYDEKDLKISSIAGMLTQLGVELKSLAELQQ, from the coding sequence ATGAAAGATATAGCCAAAAACATTCGCCATTTACGTAAATTAAAACAACGAACGCAAGAGCAATTTGCTGAAGATTTGTCCATTACAAGATCAAGAGTATCTTCCTATGAAGAAGGACGTTCTGAACCTTCTATAGAAACATTGATTGAGTTTTCTAATTATTTTAAACTTCCTATTGATGTGTTGGTCAAAAACGATCTTACCTATGCTACAGATGCTTCTTTTATAGAAATTGGAAATCAACGTGTGTTATTTCCTATTATGGTAGATGATAATGATGAAAACCTAATAGAAGTTGTTCCTGTAGAAGCCTCTGCCGGTTATTTATTAGGATATGATGATCCTGAATATATAGAGCAATTACAAAAAATAAAGCTCCCATTTTTGCCAGTAGGTAAACACAGAGCTTTTCCTATTAAAGGAGACTCTATGCACCCAATGAAAGACGGATCCTATGTTATTGCCAGTTTTATTGAAGATATTCGTGATGTAAAAAACGGAACGTCTTATATAATTGTTACTAAAAATGATGGCATGACCTATAAAAGAGTCTATAACAAAATAGAAGAAAAAAACGCCTTATTGTTAGTTCCTGATAATCAAAATTATCAATCATACTACGTTCCTACTTCTGAAATTGTGGAATTATGGGAATTTACCTGTAGTATTAATACGCAAGAGTATGATGAAAAGGATTTAAAAATTAGTAGTATTGCAGGAATGCTTACACAATTAGGAGTTGAATTGAAATCTTTAGCGGAATTACAACAGTGA
- a CDS encoding exonuclease domain-containing protein codes for MNYAIVDIETNGGVKITEISIFIFDGQKVIDEFTTLINPETYIPANITNLTGITNFMVKQAPTFPEVAKTIYQITEHCIFVAHNVNFDYGIIGKEFRSLGLEYKRKKLCTVRLARKLLPNKKSYSLGKLCLSENISITDRHRARGDAEATVTLFQKLLQLDQEKPLSVIEAFLNARSKEATLPPLLPKEVFESLSEKHGVYYFWNEHKEIIYVGKANNIKQRVLSHFYDKKKKEINMCLATANITFTETGNELLALLVESAEIKRYYPKFNRAQRRTNESYGLFCYEDRKGILHLAWNKLKLISNPITKFYSISEARTFMEQLCENFMLCPKYCHLQTNVNSCFHYQLKQCKGICREEETVANYNKRVQEAIASATFKSDNFIIKEAGKNADDFSYVLVTNSFYQGYGYLNKQAEKFTIKEYQDALIPQKDTRDIHRILQSYIKKNPDCLIPL; via the coding sequence GTGAACTACGCCATTGTAGATATAGAAACCAATGGAGGCGTAAAAATTACTGAAATCAGTATTTTTATTTTTGATGGTCAAAAAGTGATTGATGAGTTTACCACACTCATCAATCCTGAAACGTATATTCCAGCTAATATTACCAACCTTACTGGCATTACCAATTTTATGGTAAAGCAAGCACCTACATTTCCAGAAGTAGCTAAAACTATTTATCAAATCACTGAGCACTGTATTTTTGTAGCGCATAATGTTAATTTTGATTATGGCATTATAGGCAAAGAGTTCCGGTCATTAGGATTAGAATACAAAAGAAAAAAACTATGTACAGTTCGTTTAGCTCGTAAACTATTACCTAATAAAAAGTCCTATAGTTTAGGAAAATTATGTTTATCTGAAAATATCTCTATTACAGATCGTCATAGAGCTAGAGGTGATGCTGAAGCTACCGTTACTTTATTTCAAAAACTACTACAACTAGATCAAGAAAAGCCTTTAAGCGTTATTGAAGCTTTTTTAAATGCTCGTTCCAAAGAAGCTACACTACCTCCCCTACTTCCTAAAGAAGTTTTTGAAAGTTTATCAGAAAAACATGGGGTCTATTATTTTTGGAATGAACATAAGGAAATTATCTATGTAGGTAAAGCCAATAACATTAAACAACGTGTGCTGAGTCATTTTTATGACAAAAAGAAAAAAGAAATCAATATGTGTTTAGCTACTGCCAATATCACCTTTACAGAAACTGGTAACGAGTTATTAGCATTATTAGTAGAATCGGCAGAAATAAAACGATACTATCCAAAATTCAATAGAGCACAAAGACGCACTAATGAAAGTTACGGTTTGTTTTGTTATGAAGATAGAAAAGGAATCTTACACTTAGCTTGGAACAAGCTAAAACTCATTTCTAACCCTATTACCAAGTTTTACTCAATATCTGAAGCTCGTACTTTTATGGAGCAATTGTGTGAAAATTTTATGTTGTGCCCTAAATACTGTCATTTACAAACCAATGTAAACAGTTGTTTTCATTATCAACTAAAACAATGCAAAGGTATTTGTAGAGAAGAAGAAACCGTTGCTAACTATAACAAAAGAGTGCAAGAAGCCATAGCATCAGCAACTTTTAAAAGCGATAATTTTATTATTAAGGAAGCTGGCAAAAACGCTGATGATTTTAGCTATGTATTGGTTACTAATAGTTTTTACCAAGGTTATGGGTATTTAAATAAACAAGCTGAAAAATTTACTATTAAAGAGTATCAAGATGCTTTAATACCTCAAAAAGACACTAGAGATATTCACCGAATTTTACAAAGTTATATCAAAAAAAATCCTGATTGTTTGATTCCTTTATAA
- a CDS encoding phospholipase D family protein has protein sequence MAKFLNTTGVSYHLEELIKNTEDRLILISPYLQFHKRIKDHLENLNIQKKDIRIIYRENKLQVEESNWLESQIGIRTSLCNSLHAKCYLNEKEAIVTSMNLYSFSQQNNDEMGIYVSKEKNSDLYNDIYNEVLRLLTISEEIRISVKKVNNKVELNSEKAIERILNKTKLSNSRLLTTKELSQLTGLSSRKVNSWFTSQKLMYKRDDDWVTTKKGKEIGGIERNGHYGRFVIWPEDIVDYIK, from the coding sequence ATGGCCAAATTTTTAAACACCACAGGAGTATCATACCACTTAGAAGAACTTATAAAAAATACAGAAGATAGACTTATTCTAATTAGTCCATATCTTCAATTTCATAAAAGGATAAAAGATCACTTAGAAAATCTTAATATTCAAAAAAAAGATATTCGTATAATATACAGAGAAAACAAACTTCAAGTTGAGGAAAGTAACTGGCTTGAAAGTCAAATTGGGATAAGAACAAGTTTATGTAATTCCTTACATGCTAAATGTTATCTAAATGAAAAAGAAGCAATAGTTACTTCTATGAATTTATATTCATTTTCTCAACAGAATAATGATGAAATGGGGATATACGTATCCAAAGAAAAAAACTCAGATTTGTATAACGATATTTATAATGAAGTACTAAGGCTTCTTACAATAAGTGAAGAGATTAGAATTTCAGTAAAGAAAGTAAATAATAAAGTTGAATTAAATTCAGAAAAGGCAATTGAAAGAATACTTAACAAGACTAAACTTTCTAATTCAAGACTTCTAACCACTAAAGAATTATCTCAATTAACAGGTTTAAGTAGTAGAAAAGTAAATAGTTGGTTTACTAGTCAAAAGCTTATGTATAAAAGAGATGACGATTGGGTAACTACTAAAAAAGGAAAGGAAATAGGAGGTATTGAAAGAAATGGACATTATGGAAGATTTGTCATTTGGCCTGAAGATATTGTCGATTATATAAAATAA